Proteins from one Sarcophilus harrisii chromosome 2, mSarHar1.11, whole genome shotgun sequence genomic window:
- the LOC100926356 gene encoding olfactory receptor 4F3/4F16/4F29-like: MSRANHTVVSEFVFLGLSNSWYIQLFLFVFSSIFYVASMLGNSLIILTVTSDPHLHSPMYFLLANLSFIDLGVSSVTSPKMIFDIFKKHKVISFSGCITQMFFIHLIGGVEMVLLIAMAFDRYVAICKPLHYLTIMSPRMCAMFLGAAWTIGFIHSVVQLAFVVNLPFCGPNELDSFYCDLPRFIKLACTDTYRLEFMVTANSGFISLGSFCILFISYIFILVTVQKHSSGSSSKALSTLSAHITVVILFFGPLIFVYTWPHPTSHLDKFLAIFDAVLTPFMNPVIYTFRNKEMKVAMKRLCLQIGNFRKIS, from the coding sequence ATGAGCAGAGCCAATCACACTGTGGTGTCTGAATTCGTGTTCCTGGGACTCTCCAATTCTTGGTATATTCagcttttcctctttgttttctcctctatatttTATGTGGCAAGCATGTTGGGAAACTCCCTTATTATTCTCACAGTGACTTCTGACCCTCACTTGCACTCTCCCATGTACTTCTTGCTGGCCAATCTCTCCTTCATTGACCTAGGAGTTTCCTCAGTCACTTCCCCCAAGATGATATTTGACATTTTCAAAAAACACAAGGTCATATCATTCTCTGGCTGCATCACTCAGATGTTCTTTATTCATTTGATTGGTGGTGTTGAAATGGTGTTGCTTATAGCCATGGCCTTTGACAGATATGTTGCCATATGTAAGCCTCTCCATTATTTGACTATTATGAGTCCAAGGATGTGTGCTATGTTCCTGGGGGCTGCTTGGACCATTGGCTTCATCCACTCAGTGGTCCAGCTGGCTTTTGTTGTTAATCTGCCATTTTGTGGTCCTAATGAATTAGACAGCTTTTATTGTGACCTCCCTCGGTTCATCAAACTTGCTTGCACAGATACATATAGACTGGAATTCATGGTCACTGCCAATAGTGGCTTCATTTCCTTGGGTTCTTTCTGTATCTTGTTCATCTCCTACATTTTCATCCTAGTCACTGTTCAGAAGCATTCTTCAGGTAGTTCTTCCAAGGCTCTCTCTACTCTGTCAGCTCACATCACTgttgtgattttgttttttggtccaCTGATCTTTGTTTATACATGGCCACACCCCACATCACATTTGGATAAGTTTCTTGCCATTTTTGATGCAGTTCTTACTCCTTTTATGAATCCAGTTATTTATACATTTAGGAACAAAGAGATGAAGGTGGCGATGAAGAGATTGTGCCTTCAAATTGGGAATTTTAGGAAGATCTCTTAA